DNA from Prunus persica cultivar Lovell chromosome G6, Prunus_persica_NCBIv2, whole genome shotgun sequence:
ATATGTGGTTCTTGTAGATTGAAATAATCAATGCCTCCCCACTAAGAAAGAATGGTCTTTTGGGGAATAGGTGTTAAACAATGATTGGtatttttggatttatgtaatTAGAATTTAATGTGAGGGAATGAGATTCCATTCCATGACATCTTTTCTTTCCAGCAATGCTCACATGGTCCCCCAACTCCACATCACATGTCCATGTGCTTATCTGAGCAAGACTTTCCAGCAAAGAAATACTAATCTTGGATTAGAAGACTTCATCTTTCATTATCAGAAAGCACATGTAGAAAAGCAGGATCATTATTTATACCTGTACAGATATGTAATACACAAACCAAGTAAACTGTTCCATAACATTACAGCTGCACATGGATTTGCATCCACTTTATCAGCATACTGCGGAGATCTAAGTTTAAGTACTTTCTTAAGAGGTCCAAAAACACCCTAAAATATCGAAACAAATCTAACGGTTCTTACACAGAGTATGGacaatacaaacaaacacatgCAAAGTGAAGCTTGTGATCTTACTATCGCAGGTTGATTAGaggtaattattttcaaatacagaaacacaaacaacaaaatttcattgagGTAAATATAAACAATACATGAATACAAAAGAGTCCATTTTCAGCCACAAAATGGTGTTTCCTATCAAAAACAGCTAAATGGTGCCACTTCTTGCTCGTCTTCTAGCTATGTTGTCATTAAAGTAGACTTCGCCCCACCTAAACTAGGTGGTGGTATGGTAGGCAAACGCAACATTATGTCCGGTACTGGTAAGGGCTAAAGTGAGTAATTTTCTAGCCACAGCAGCAAGTGATGTTATAGACCCAAACCCTGTCCATACTACACAACATTTCAGTTGATGGTTATGGACTAGGGTGGGTACTGAGATTCTAACTTCTTTAATATGAAGCCAATAACATCCCAGTTGAATCCACGATACTGAAGCCAACGAACAATCCTTGATTTCCTTGTCTCTTTAGGCACTTCTTGACCTCGAAGCCACTGCTTTGAGGCCTGAACAAGTAAATTATCCATTGAGAGCTTTGACAGACCATGAACTAACTTCTGATCATTATCTGATTCTCCCTCCTCAAAAACCAATTTAATTGCATTCTCAGCATCAAGTTTACTCACTCCCTTGCTGAAAAGTGCCTGATCCAACAACAATGCTTCATTACATAAAAACAGGCATTTCACCCTTGCTAATTTGGATAGTCGATACTAACATTTATCTTGACATGTTTCATTCTTTCTTATTGCTCTAGATcagatttttaaaacaaataaagactCCAACAAGAGCTGACTACCTAGTGTAATATCAACACGGCTACTCTTTCTTTAATCAGGCTGCACCGTGGAAAAACAAGGATTAACATGACAATCTCAGTCCTTCAACATTTCAATCTAATAATAGTCATCTCAATCTACCAAATTTCTATTATGCtgaaaaatagtatggctTACTTGCTTTATCCGCCTTGGTCCCCAACTTGAGGAAGACCATCTAGAACGAGAAAATGCTTCCGCATACAAGCTATCATTGATTAGGCCTCTACAATAAACTTAAAGGGTCACAAAAGATGTCatatcatatataatatagtatGAAACTTTGGAATTCACTTCTGAAAATGACAATATAACTACAgtaaaaaagtaaagaaatagTTGGAGAACAGTTCACATGCGCACAAAAGAACACAATACCAAACATTCAAAAATGACTgatccaaaaaaagaaaaaaggtgtTACTCGGGTGCTTTGAAAGacctaagaaaagaaaagaataggaAGGGATATCCAGGTACTGAGAAATCCCCTGTGGTGTTACACTTGAAAAGTTTCAACCTCTTGCTAATGAGATATGAAAATTGACAATAACCATTGACACGATTGTTAGCCAGCAAAACTAATTCACTATGGTCTACCAGACTTTAAGTTTAGGgccacaaattttttatagaATTGTAAATAATACTTCCAGATCTCTGTAATCCATTTTTCTTGTGCTTTTTGAGTGGTAACTGAATCAGTCTTACAACTTGCATGTAGAACCAGTTTCTAAGATCATTGTGGCATAATTACCCAAGCATGTGGAGTTTTCAAACATGGTTATTTCCATATAATTGGCTGATGAACACTTTCAACACAAGACATTCTCACGACTAGAAATGTACCTGCTAGTGAAGTCATTTATTACTGCCTCAACGGTATCTAGAGAAAAGTTCTTTCCATGTAATTTCTTTCTCAGTTCAACTGCTGTGAAAGCcctacaaagaaaaagaacttcttaaacaaattttttcttctttattcacAGGTAAACATCCTTATTTTCAAACTTCTATAGCATCTTCGCTCCAGGAACGCACACACTCAAACCCTCAAACTGCTATCCAAAGGTATCTTGGCAATGTACCTCAGAAGAATTTCTGCCCTCAGACATTCTAGCAGCACTACACCAAGCAGTTCTATGAAGTTATGGAAATTCTAACCTGGTTGCAAGTAATTTTATTGCCACTTTCTCAGCATCATGCAATACATCCTTTTCATAACATTTTTTCACTTGATGAGTATTTAACTCTTCAAAAACCTCCTCAGGTTCTTCCATGAGTTCATAGCCTACATCCCCCGAAAGATGATCAATCTGATCTTCCAACTCTGGAGATGCTATAATGTTTTCAAGAAAATGGCTTCAGTTTTGTGTATAAACAAAGCCTAAAATAAAACTCCACAACTAAACAGACACAATAACAAGAAGCTACAATTGCCAGGGTTAAGTGCAATCATGTAATTAAAGCTATGTTTGTATGTTACAcaatcaatttgtttttttatttattcaagtaAACTTAGAATACCTTTCTCAACATCATTAAACAAGTAGTTCTTGTAGGAAACGTGATTTTGATTCTGAGGCTTCTCATCGAAGCCCCTATTTTTCTGCACACCTCTTCCACATTGTTTAACCTCACTCTTCAATGCACCCGCATCCGGAAATTCACGGGACTTCTTTTGTTCAGAAACCTTTGTCTGCTGATAATTCTCCGACTTTTTAACTTGAGAAGATTTCTTGGGAAAGTACCTAACGGGAACCGATGAACTGTATTCTCTGCTTTTCAAGCACTTGATTGCAATTTTCTCCCTAGCCCTACAAATGACAGATTTAGTATTAAGTAAGACAAGGTAATAAATCACCAAGAACTTTGAACGATCAGTTACTCAGTTTCTGAGCTgaattttctgtttggttcATGAGAAAACATAGGAAATAGAAGAAAGGTGGACAATTCAATCATTCAGTGTTTGAATCATGAGAATCAAGAGTCCCAGTCGCTCAACTTGTTAacaaatttggggttttgttatttaaaatttcaaaattaacggtaaaaagaaaataactttttttttttcccttcatttTCTCGGGAGCTAAAGACAGAAACATTATAAAGTGTGAGAATTTCTCACCAGGACATGACGAACACTCGACAGGGAAACTGAAATTGAGTTTTCAAGCAGAGAATTCCAGCGTGAATTGCCATATCTGTTAATTTTCTGCGAGGAAGAAAAGCCCCAATTTGTATAGCGTAGGGTTTTAGATTCAATTGGCGCGTGATTTACAGTATAGATGAAACGGGCGCGGACAACAGGATGGGTTTTGCTTTGTGGGCTTAGTTCTCACTATACCTCTGAAGCCCAAATGACC
Protein-coding regions in this window:
- the LOC18774008 gene encoding uncharacterized protein LOC18774008 isoform X1, translating into MAIHAGILCLKTQFQFPCRVFVMSWAREKIAIKCLKSREYSSSVPVRYFPKKSSQVKKSENYQQTKVSEQKKSREFPDAGALKSEVKQCGRGVQKNRGFDEKPQNQNHVSYKNYLFNDVEKASPELEDQIDHLSGDVGYELMEEPEEVFEELNTHQVKKCYEKDVLHDAEKVAIKLLATRAFTAVELRKKLHGKNFSLDTVEAVINDFTSRGLINDSLYAEAFSRSRWSSSSWGPRRIKQALFSKGVSKLDAENAIKLVFEEGESDNDQKLVHGLSKLSMDNLLVQASKQWLRGQEVPKETRKSRIVRWLQYRGFNWDVIGFILKKLESQYPP
- the LOC18774008 gene encoding uncharacterized protein LOC18774008 isoform X2, whose translation is MAIHAGILCLKTQFQFPCRVFVMSWAREKIAIKCLKSREYSSSVPVRYFPKKSSQVKKSENYQQTKVSEQKKSREFPDAGALKSEVKQCGRGVQKNRGFDEKPQNQNHVSYKNYLFNDVEKASPELEDQIDHLSGDVGYELMEEPEEVFEELNTHQVKKCYEKDVLHDAEKVAIKLLATRAFTAVELRKKLHGKNFSLDTVEAVINDFTSRGLINDSLYAEAFSRSRWSSSSWGPRRIKQPD